Below is a window of Vibrio sp. SS-MA-C1-2 DNA.
ATTTAGTGTCGATAAAGCAGAGATTTCACGGTTATTTCCTAATGCGAAAGTAACGGAACTAGAGAGAGAGGTGGCAGGTGACGACCATCGCCGAATTCAACAAGGATTAGAATATTTTCATGAAGTGGTTTGGTTGATTGAGCTTTAATCATTGGTGTGATGTTACAAATAAAAAACCTCGGTAAATAAGCAGCAGCTTAAATAACCGAGGTTTTTTCTTAAGTATTAACAACTAACGGACTAGTTATTAAGCACTAAGTTCAATTAGAATGATGCGCTACGAGGAGTACGTGGGAATGGAATCACGTCACGTACGTTACCCATACCTGTCACATAAGAGACAAGACGTTCAAAACCAAGACCAAAACCAGCATGAGGAACTGTGCCGTAACGACGTAAATCACGGTACCAGCTCATGTGTTCAGGATCGATGCCCATCGCAATCATACGCTCATCTAGAATGTCTAGGCGCTCTTCACGTTGTGCACCGCCGATGATTTCACCGATACCTGGTGCAAGTACGTCCATCGCTGCCACTGTTTTGCCGTCGTCGTTTAAGCGCATATAGAAAGCTTTGATGTCTTTCGGATAGTTCTTAACGATAACCGGCGCTTTAAAGTGCTCTTCAGCTAGGTAGCGTTCATGTTCAGATGACATATCGATACCCCACTCAACGTCAAACTCAAACTTCTTACCAGAGTCTAGTAGAATTTGGATTGCGTCAGTGTAATCAACTTGTGCGAAATCAGCGTCAACGAATTGCTCTAGACGTGTAATTGCTTGTTTGTCGATGCGAGAAGCGAAGAACTCAAGGTCATCGCGACGCTCTTCAAGAACCGCGGCGAAAACGTATTTAAGCATGTCTTCAGCAAGTTTCGCGACATCGTCGAGGTCTGCAAACGCAACTTCAGGTTCAACCATCCAGAACTCCGCTAAGTGGCGGCTGGTGTTTGAGTTTTCGGCACGAAAGGTTGGGCCAAATGTGTAAACCTTGCTTAGGGCACAAGCGTAAGCTTCAGCATTAAGTTGACCAGATACGGTTAGAAACGTTTCTTTACCGAAGAAATCTTCATTGAAATCAACGTTACCTTCGTCAGTGCGAGGTAGATTTTCCATGTCTAACGTAGATACACGGAACATTTCACCAGCGCCTTCAGCATCAGATGCCGTGATAAGCGGAGCAGAAGTCCAGAAGAAGCCTTGTTCGTGGTAGAAACGGTGAATCGCTTGAGATAGACAGTTACGTACACGTGCTACTGCGCCAATCACATTTGTACGTGGACGTAGGTGAGCAACTTCACGAAGGTATTCGATAGAGTGACGTGTCTTAGCCATTGGATAAGTATCAGCGTCCTCAACCCAACCAACAACTTTAACGTTAGTTGCTGCGAGTTCGAAGTCTTGACCTTTCGCAGGAGACTCAACAATCTTACCGGTTACTTCAACAGAGCAACCCGTGGTGAGTTTTAATACTTCATCTTGGTAATTATTGAGTTCATTAGGAACCACGGCCTGAATCGGGTCGAAACAAGAGCCATCATAAATAGCAAGGAATGAGATACCAGCTTTAGAATCTCGACGAGTACGGATCCAGCCTTGAACTGTTACTTCTGTATCAACAGCGCATTGGCCTTGCAGTACGTCTTTTACAGGCGCGTAAGTCATAATTAGAGTTATTCTCCGTCTTTGTACATGTAAGTACATCTTTAATTAATCTGTCAGTGGTTAATATTACCTTTCCCAACGTAACCTGCAAGCCTTGAAGTCAATAGAAGCCGATATTAGTGAAAAAAATAAGAAAATTGGAATTTTGTTGATTAATAACTACGCGAACGGCATTTTATACCCCTATTTTTATCAACTTCGTCTAAACTTTTTATAATATATAATAAATTAAGGAGATAATTATTTGCCATCTCTTCAGACATGGTTAAAATACTCCTCCTTAAACTGGTACGATGAGAATAAAGGTTTTGTATGCAAATGAAAGTAGTCAAATATATTAGAAGAAAAGGCTCAGAGCTTGCGCAAAAGAAGACGCCATTTGAATTTAATGAATTAAAAGATTGGTTATCGCCAACTTTACGTGACTACTGGGTCGATTTTTTAACCAAAGCTCACCATAGCCAGTTAGCGCATTGGGTACAAGAAAATCATAAACTGGTGACTAATCATGAGAAGCAAACGCATCCTGAGCAAGAAGAGTCTGAAAAAGTCACTGAAAAGCCCAAAACAGTCACCGTTGATCCAAAAGCTGAAGCGGTCTATTTAGAGCTAGTTGAATTAATTGGTGAAGAAATCCATGTGGGTGATTGGATGGTAGTCACACAAGATAAAATCAATTCTTTTGCTGATGTCACCGAAGATCAACAATGGATTCATAATGATCCAGAAAGAGCAGCATTAGAGTCACCGTTTAAAACAACGATTGCTCATGGTTTCTTAACACTTTCACTGCTTCCTGTGTTAACTGAATCCGTTGATCCTAAAAACCCACAGTATCCGACGGCTAAAATGACGGTTAACTATGGGTTAAATCAGGTTCGCTTCCCATATCCAATCAAAGTAGATAATCGTATCCGAGCGCGTAGTAAATTGACGGGAGTAACACCGATTCGTCGAGGATTAGAGTTAACCAAAGAGATCTTTATTGAAATTGAAGGGGTTCGTCGACCTGGTTGTGTGACTGAGTCTGTTGTTCGGCTCTACTTTTAAGCTATTTTAATATTAAATGCAGTGAAAAACAGAGAGTTAATGATTTTATCAATGTTATTGTTTAAGATTAAATTAACCTGAATTAATAATAGTATTAACGACCTATTCAATAGAAAGAAGGATTAATAAATGAGTGTAGCTAAAATTGGTATTGTAACTGTCAGTGATCGTGCAAGTGTAGGGATCTATGATGATATTTCTGGCCCCGCAATTATCGAAACGTTGAATGCATACTTGACGTCCGAATGGGAACCAGTTTATCAGGTAATCCCCGATGAGCAAGATGTGATTGAAGCCACTCTAATCAAAATGGCAGAAGAAGATAACTGCAGTTTA
It encodes the following:
- the asnS gene encoding asparagine--tRNA ligase codes for the protein MTYAPVKDVLQGQCAVDTEVTVQGWIRTRRDSKAGISFLAIYDGSCFDPIQAVVPNELNNYQDEVLKLTTGCSVEVTGKIVESPAKGQDFELAATNVKVVGWVEDADTYPMAKTRHSIEYLREVAHLRPRTNVIGAVARVRNCLSQAIHRFYHEQGFFWTSAPLITASDAEGAGEMFRVSTLDMENLPRTDEGNVDFNEDFFGKETFLTVSGQLNAEAYACALSKVYTFGPTFRAENSNTSRHLAEFWMVEPEVAFADLDDVAKLAEDMLKYVFAAVLEERRDDLEFFASRIDKQAITRLEQFVDADFAQVDYTDAIQILLDSGKKFEFDVEWGIDMSSEHERYLAEEHFKAPVIVKNYPKDIKAFYMRLNDDGKTVAAMDVLAPGIGEIIGGAQREERLDILDERMIAMGIDPEHMSWYRDLRRYGTVPHAGFGLGFERLVSYVTGMGNVRDVIPFPRTPRSASF
- a CDS encoding MaoC family dehydratase, with the protein product MKVVKYIRRKGSELAQKKTPFEFNELKDWLSPTLRDYWVDFLTKAHHSQLAHWVQENHKLVTNHEKQTHPEQEESEKVTEKPKTVTVDPKAEAVYLELVELIGEEIHVGDWMVVTQDKINSFADVTEDQQWIHNDPERAALESPFKTTIAHGFLTLSLLPVLTESVDPKNPQYPTAKMTVNYGLNQVRFPYPIKVDNRIRARSKLTGVTPIRRGLELTKEIFIEIEGVRRPGCVTESVVRLYF